The Oscillatoria salina IIICB1 genome segment ATCGCTAATATCGAAAATGAATCCATCCCAAACAATATCACCGTTAGCTTGTTTTGTCGGACGCGAACGAGCTTGGGACCACTTTATTTTCCCGGATGGGGTAATGACTCGATATTCGTGATTCCAAGGCTGTAAAGTTTCTCCGGAAATTGCAATCGAATTTTTGACTCCTGGGAGATCGTCCGGATGGACAATTTCATACATTAAAGCCGGATTTTCCTGGATCTCTTCTGAATTTACTTCGTATAACTCCCGACAACCAGAACTGACGTAGGTGAATTTTTGCGAATTATCGGAACTCAGACAAAACTGATAAATTATTCCTGGTATATTAGCTACAACTCGTTGAAAACGGATTTCACTTTCGTGTAGTGCTGTTTGTGCTTGTTGACGTTGTTCTCGTGCCAAACGTTCTTTGAGCAAAATGGATAAATATTCGGCAACTTCGGTAAGGGTGGCAATTTCGTTTTGACTCCATTTTCTGGCTACAGGTGAGTCAAAACCGAGCAAACCAAGTAAATTTTGGGAATGGGGCAAAGATACATTGAGTAAAGCACGGGTATTACCTGCTAAAATTGTTGCTGCTAGGGGTGCAATACGAGTGTCGGTGGTAACATCGGCGATCGCGATCGATTTTTGGTTCCGCAAACTATTTAGATATTCAGGTGCCGAATTTAAGTTAATTTCTAATCCTCTCGATGCAGGTATTCCTGGCGGTTCAACTGAGCGAATCACTTTTAAGTTACCTTGTTTGTCAACGGTTGAATAAGCAACTTTAATTTGGGGGAAAGATTCACTTACCAGTTGTAGTGTGCGAGCGATAACTTCCTCAACTGACATTTCCACATTAATGCCAGTGGAGATACTATTAATTAACTGCAAGCGCTTTTGGCTTTTTTTGAGTTCCTGAAAAGTTTTTTGGCGATCGCTAATTTCTGCACTTAATTGAGCCGTTCGCTCTTCTACTAATTTCTCTAACTTTTCTTGATACTGCTGTAATTGTGTTTGGACTTGTTTATTTTCTGTAATATCGCGCGCAACCACGTGCAAACATCCGTCGGCGGGTACAGCACTCCAAGCAAGCCATTTATAAGAACCGTCTTGGCAGCGATAGCGATTTTCAAAACCAATTGTTATTCCCCCTGTTGTCAGTTTTTCTACCTCAGCAACGGTGGATTCCACATCTTCTGGATGAACAAAACTACAAAATGGTTTTGCTAACAATTCCTTTGTGGAAAAACCAAGAATTTTCTCAAAAGCTGGATTAACTTGCTTAAAATAACCATCAAAGCCAGCAATTCCTAGTAAATCCCAAGAAAGGTTAAACAAATTGTCTAATTCAGTTTGTGCTTGTTTGCGCTTGTTAATTTCTGTTTGCAACTTTTGCAAAGCTACTGCTAAATCAGCATTAGTTGCCTCATCTGTTAAAAGTAAGCGATCGATTTCTTCTTCCACCGTCTGCGAGGAAGGTTGGACGAGAAACTCATCAAATTCATCTCCTTTAGCGATAAATTTAGTTTGAGTCGCCCAACAGTTAGTCTCGAATAATCGAGAAGACAAACCGGCAAATTTACCTGCTAACATGGCGCTACCCCAACAAACTCCTAATGCTTTTTGATAGCGTCCTTCCCAACTATTTTTTACTCGAAAGCGACATTCTTGACGTTCCCAGTTTAATTCATGCAGTTGCCATTTTCCCCAACCAGCAACTTTTGCCATCGCACTTAAAGCCGCAAAACCTTCTGCAAAGCGATCGTACTGAGAAATTATTTGCCAATCATCAGCGATACTGTTTCTTCCTCGATCTTGTAATGCTAAACTAAAGCGCTCAGTACCCACCATTGCTTGCATTCCTGCCATTAAACGAGCAAGAGTAGAATTAATCCACATCATCAATATAGACTTATTTTCCAACAACAAGCCTTGCTGAGGATGCCATTCAATATGTACACCTTCTAGGGTAATTTGAGGGTTAGTGGGAGGAGTTGTTGGATAAGCGATCGCGATCGCGCCCCCAATTTCGCCGTTTTCGTCTCGCCAAGGTTGCATTTCCCAGCGATGCCAAATTTCTCTCCCGTCTGGTAAAGTTAGCTTATCTAAGTCAGATTCGCTTGCTTTTCCTGACAAACAGCGATCGCTACCAGTTTGCCATTCTTGGCTCAAATCTGAAAATATTTCTTCATGTTTAGTAGCGATCGCTACTTTTTCCTCTAAACCATAATCACTAAGCCACCGTTTTGAAGCGAACAAGTAGCGCATTTGGCGATCGAACATCGCTATCCTTTGGGGTGTATGCTCTAAAAACCGTGAGAATAGTTCAGATTGTTTAATAACTTGCATATTTCCAGAATTGACAGCGCGATCGTTTTCTAAGTAATTTTTTTACTTAATTTTGTATTTTAGGCTTTCATTTTTACAACGGTAATGTGGATTTTACTTAATTTCTGTGTCTTATCAGTTTTTAGGCAAAATTTCTCAAATCAAATTTTTTAAATTTGCGTAATTTGACCAAGATAAACAATTTTTCACAGAAAAATTGCGATTATCAGTTATTGACTAGTAAATATTTTCCCGGAAATCAAGCTTGATTCTAGCTTCGAGATTTTACTCAGTTATCAGTTTATTCTCCTTATTTCCCAATCCCCAATCCCCAATCAACAGTGAACAGTGACCAATTTACCCTCGAATCTGTCGTTCTTCTAATGCCACCTTCTTGAATCTCTCCCATTAGCAATCCCATCCCAACTGTTGACTGATAACTGTTCACTGATAACTGATAACTGAACCCAATCCCCAATCACCAATCACCAACTAATCCCCTTTAAAGATAAGCTGGTTTACGGTGTTTGTATTGATTCTCTCATGGCAACGATTAACGATAACTACCTCAAACTCAAAGCCGGATATCTGTTTCCGGAAATTGCGCGACGGGTGAATACCTTTGCCCAAGCCAATCCTGATGCTAGAATTATCAAGTTAGGCATTGGTGACGTAACCGAACCCTTGCCAGAAGCTTGCCGCACAGCGATGATTAAAGCTGTGGAAGATATGGGATCTCGCGCGACGTTCAAAGGCTACGGTCCTGAACAAGGTTATGCTTGGTTACGAGAGAAAATTGCCGCCGAGGATTTCCAAGCTAGGGGCTGCGAGGTTGATGCTTCAGAAATCTTCGTTTCTGATGGCGCCAAGTGCGACACAGGTAACATTCTTGATATCTTTGGCAAAAATAACAAAATTGCCGTTACTGACCCAGTTTATCCTGTTTATGTAGACACAAATGTGATGGCAGGACATACTGGCGAAGTCAATGAAAAAGGAGAATTTCAAGGCTTAGTTTATATCCCGATTACCGCCGAAAACGATTTTCAGGCTTCTCTACCTTCAGCAAAAGTTGATTTAATTTATTTGTGTTTTCCTAATAATCCTACGGGAGCGGTTATTAGCAAAGACGAACTGAAAAAATGGGTAGAATATGCTCAAGAAAATAACTCAATTATTTTCTTTGATGCTGCTTATGAAGCTTACATCACTAACCCAGAACTTCCTCATTCAATTTACGAAATCGAAGGAGCAAGAAATTGCGCGATCGAGTTTCGTTCTTTCTCCAAAAATGCAGGTTTCACTGGAATTCGTTGCGCTTTTACTGTTGTCCCGAAAGAACTAACAGCTAAAGCGGCTGATGGTTCTGATGTCGAACTTTGGAAGCTGTGGAATCGCCGTCAATCTACTAAATTCAACGGCGTTTCTTACATTGTTCAACGAGGTGCAGAAGCAGTTTATTCGGAAGCTGGAAAGGCACAAATTAAGTCGTTAATTGACTTTTATTTGGAAAACGCCACCCTCATCCGCGAGCAACTTTCCCAAGCAGGAATCGATGTATACGGTGGGGTACACGCACCTTATATTTGGTTGAAAACTCCCGCAGGTTTATCTAGTTGGGATTTCTTCGATAAACTGTTACAAACCTGTCATGTTGTGGGAACTCCTGGTTCCGGTTTTGGTGCTGCTGGTGAAGGTTATTTCCGCATTTCCGCGTTTAATAGTCGCGAGAATGTTGAAGAAGCTATGAAACGCATCGGCGAAAAATTTAAAGTCTAAAAAGATCGGGGTGGGCGCTGCCCATCCTCGTTTGATTTTGCAAGTTTATTTATCTTTTAAATTATCTGATGAATAGTCAAGAAATTTTGATTCGAGAGGCACAACCACAAGATATTACCTCGATTATGGAATTGCTTTCAGAGCGGAGGTTTTATGAACGATAAACAAAAGCAAATTGACCCTATATCAAATGAATTTACTAACTATGAAGAAGCAGCAGAGTTTTGGGATAACCATGACACCACTGACTATTTAGAGGATTTGGAAGATGTCACTCTAGAAGCAGTGGAGTTGAAACAGCGACATTTTGAGATCGAAATAGAAGTAGATTTAATGAAAGTTTTGTCCCAACAAGCCCAACACCAAGGGGTAGGAGTTAGTCAATTAGTTAGTAAAATTATTCGAGAAAGATTTGCCGACGAAGTATTTACTTAAATCAGGAAATATGCTATATTTATTATTAAATAACGAAAAGTCTAGCGATAGATTGCGTTATCAACTGTAACTCGGAAAAATTCACCCTCGGACTCAAAGCGATCGCTATTCATGTACCAGCCAACTCGCAAGCGTGTTGGAATGGTGTAGCCGCCAAAAGTCCCTTCCTGCTCAACAATACCCCCGAAGTTGAGATAACGGAATTCAGTATTATCTGGATTTCCCCAGCGCCTTAACTCTACACTATTCAGGCGACCTGTATTTTCGGTAGTTAAGGTAAGTTCGGCTTGGTTATCGAGGGCTGGAAAGCTAAGTTGTAGCTGCGATGAGTTTGTCGTCCATGATACTTCACTACCACAGAATACCGACGGCAACCAAACTAATTCTGCTTGAAAGCGACCAAAAGTAGATTTGGCGATCTCAAGTCCTGAAGCTTGCTTAACTGGGATGAGTCCCCATAGCTTCCATTGCATAGCACCTACACCGTCTACAATTCGATCTGAGCCACGGATCGGTAAGCCATTCATACTTACTTTAGCACTCCAAATCGTGCCGCGAGATCGAGAAATAACTTGTTCTGCGGTGAAGGGAAGCCAATTTTGTAGTTTAATCTCTCCGTGCATTTTTAAGCGAACCGCTGATGCAAGTTTTGTTCCCGGTGCGATCGCGTGTTCCAGATATCTTTGCGCTGCTTGGGGAAGCTGAGAAAGTTGCTTTGATGGGAAAGTATCTTGGTTAGATTTGGCTGACTCCCACAAAGCATTAAGTGAAACCTGTTTAGTCATGGATTCCTCCAATGTCTACTCACAGTTTATTGCATCTGCCAACAATTTCTCTAAAAATACTTTCTTCTCAGACAAAATCATCAAAGCTGTTCTTGATACAAACTTTGCAACAAATTTTCTAACTTTTCTTCAGGACAACATTCAATTAACATCTCAAAAGCATCCAGCAATTTCGCCGCACTTTCTCCCAAAGTAGGACTCATTCCCCAAACATCTTGTACCCAATCTTGGGGACGTTCGTCATCAAAAATTAAACGTTCTAATAACTGTTTTGTTTCTTGCTTATCCAGAGACATAAATTTAGTTAAATTCTTAGATTATTTCAGCATATCCTGTAATTATATTATCACAAATTGAGATATTTTTGGAAATTAATTTATTTAAATTTAAATAATTGAGCGGGCAGGATGCCCGCCCCACCCCGATTATTTCCAGCCAGAACGATCCATTAATTGTACCGCTTCTGAGTTCTTTTCACCATAGCCAGAAACATTTAATTCTGACTCTTTGAATTCGCCAAAACTCGCAACTGTCTCGTTAGGTTCTAAATTGCTAATCGCGGGGAATTCATTATTTTGATTAGCAAAAATTTCTTGAGCTTCAGGAGTAGTCAAATATTCGATAAATTTAACCGCATTTTCTTGATTTGGAGCATTGGCAGCTACCGCAGCGCCACTAATATTAACATGGGTTCCGCCTTCATTTTGATTAGGGAAAAATACGCCAATATTTTCAACAATTTGTTGGCTTTGGGGGTCATCAGCTTGCTTAAGTCGGGCGATATAATAGTGATTGACGATCGCTACGTCGCATTCCCCGGCTGCTACGGCTTTGATTTGGTCGGTGTCGTTACCTTCGGGTTCGCGGGCAAAATTTTCGACTAAACCTTTTGCCCATGTTTCGGTTTCTTCAACGCCTTTTTCTTCTATTTTGGAAGCTACTAAAGATTGGTTGTAAATATTGCTCGAACTTCTCACACAAACTCGATCTTGCCACTCAGGTTCGGCTAAAGCTTCGTAGGTGCTTAATTCGTCGGGATTAACGTTATCTTGGTTGTAAACTATAATTCTTGCCCGTTTAGTTAAACCAAACCAATATCCTTCGGGACTACGAACATTTGCCGGAATTGCTGAAGTAATTGTTTCTGATTCTACGGGTTGTAAAATTCCTTCTTGTTGCGCCCGCCAAAGATTACCAACATCGACGGTAATTAAAACATCTGCGGGACTATTTTCGCCTTCGTTTTTAATTCTTTCGATTAATTCTTCGGCGTTTCCTTCGATTAAATTAACTTCGATACCTGTTTCTTCGGTAAAGTTGTCATACAATTGTCGATCGCTGTCGTAATGTCTGGATGAGTACAAATTTATTTCACCAGCATTGGCTGCGGTGGTTTCCGTGTCGGTGGTGTTAGCTTCGGGGGTGTTGTTTGTGCATCCAGCGATCGCGGCGATCGCTAATCCGGTTAAAATCCCTGCTAATCTACTTCTAGTGTCGATCATCTTGTTTTTACTTTTTTCAGTGGATTATCGATTAGTTGTCATAAAGTATTTTACAACTAATGAGATTAATTCTTAGTTGTCAAGAAACATTTTTGCTAAAATTTTTCTCAGGGAGTAGGATTCTTGGTTGAAGAAAGAGCATATTGGCTAGCATGGTCACAAGTGCCGAAAGTAGGATCTGTCTTACTGCAACGCTTGTACCAGCATTTCGGAACCTTGCAAAAAGCTTGGCTGGCTTCCGAGTACGAATTACGGGCGGTTGAGGGCTTAGGTGGAAAGACTCTTAGCATCATCGTCGCCAAGCGAAATAGCCTCAACCCAGAACAACTCCTCAGCCAACACCTCGTCAAGAACCCCAATTTTTGGACACCAGCAGACCAAGATTACCCTTATTTATTGCGAGAGATTCCTAGTCCACCCGGTTTATTATACTACCGAGGGGAGGTCAACCGCCAAGAAAATCAAGGCATTACGCCAATGGTGGGTATTGTCGGAACTCGCTACCCCACCGAACATGGACGCAGATGGACGCGCAAAATCAGCGCCGCCTTAGCTAAACACGGCTTTACCGTCGTTTCCGGGATGGCTGCGGGAATAGACACCGAAGCCCATCAAGGCTGTTTAGAAGCAGGAGGACGAACCATCGCGGTATTAGGAACTGGTGTAGATATTATCTATCCTTCTAGTAACAGAAAACTCTACGAACAAATCCAAAACAAAGGTTTGATTGTAAGTGAATATGTCGCAGGAACTACACCAAATGCGAGGAATTTTCCGCCGCGAAATCGAATTATTGCGGGTTTATGTCGGGCAGTTTTAGTAATGGAAGCGCCACAAAAATCAGGCGCATTAATTACTGCGAGATATGCTAATGAATTTGGTCGAGATATTTATGTTTTACCTAACTCTCCCGACCGCGAAGAATATCGAGGTTGTTTGAAACTTTTAAATCGCGGTGCTTTTGGCATCGAAGGCGAAGCAGAATTATTGGAAATGTTAGGCACAATTCCTCAATTAGATGTGATTGTCGAACCTCAGCAACCAATCCCCGAATTGGAACTTAGTTTAGCAAAAGTTTTGTCAACAATTGCCTCGGAAGCCATGCCTTTTGATTTAATTGTTCAAGCTGTAAACATGGATTCCAGTGCCGTTTCCGCAGCTTTATTAGAGTTAGAATTAATGGGATTAATCAGTCAATTACCAGGCATGAGATATCGCCGCAATTAAGATGAAATATCCCAGAAAAGGCGACAAATTTCCTGTAGAGACGTAGCATTGCTACCTCTCCACCAGGTAATGATATTTAGCAAACATCGGGTATTTTCTAAGAGAAAATTTCTCCAATTACTGTCAGAAACTACGCCAAACCTTGAAAAAGAAAACCAGCCCACCAGTAAGGATGTGCAAACGGTGACTCGTCCCGACAACAACTTTCTAAACGGTGAAAAGCCTTAGCGTAAGCCTCCGTATCCTTGCCGTAGCGCTCTTGGAAATACCGACTGAAACGGCTTTCTCGCCAATTTGCTTATATCGAATTCAGGTTTCTACATACTAATCATGGTTTCTGGGTCTTGGGCTGAAAGTATGCTTCTCCAAAATCCCTAAATCTCCTTGTAAAAGCAGACTAAGATTGATTCACAATCTTAGTCTGGCTCGATTTAATTTTATATTTAATGTATTTGGATTGTATTACGAGCAATGACTCGCCGATCAATTTTTCAATTCACCATTTTCCCAGGTTCCTTGAACGCGAGTACCATCGGAGAAGATGTAAACACCCTCACCGTTTTTGTCTCCGTTGCTAAATTCTCCTTCGTAGCGATCGCCGTTTTCATAGGTGCAAACTGCTTCACCGTTTAATTGACCTTCGCTAAATTCTCCCTGACAGCGAG includes the following:
- a CDS encoding CopG family antitoxin — its product is MNDKQKQIDPISNEFTNYEEAAEFWDNHDTTDYLEDLEDVTLEAVELKQRHFEIEIEVDLMKVLSQQAQHQGVGVSQLVSKIIRERFADEVFT
- a CDS encoding DUF6920 family protein, translated to MTKQVSLNALWESAKSNQDTFPSKQLSQLPQAAQRYLEHAIAPGTKLASAVRLKMHGEIKLQNWLPFTAEQVISRSRGTIWSAKVSMNGLPIRGSDRIVDGVGAMQWKLWGLIPVKQASGLEIAKSTFGRFQAELVWLPSVFCGSEVSWTTNSSQLQLSFPALDNQAELTLTTENTGRLNSVELRRWGNPDNTEFRYLNFGGIVEQEGTFGGYTIPTRLRVGWYMNSDRFESEGEFFRVTVDNAIYR
- the dprA gene encoding DNA-processing protein DprA; its protein translation is MVEERAYWLAWSQVPKVGSVLLQRLYQHFGTLQKAWLASEYELRAVEGLGGKTLSIIVAKRNSLNPEQLLSQHLVKNPNFWTPADQDYPYLLREIPSPPGLLYYRGEVNRQENQGITPMVGIVGTRYPTEHGRRWTRKISAALAKHGFTVVSGMAAGIDTEAHQGCLEAGGRTIAVLGTGVDIIYPSSNRKLYEQIQNKGLIVSEYVAGTTPNARNFPPRNRIIAGLCRAVLVMEAPQKSGALITARYANEFGRDIYVLPNSPDREEYRGCLKLLNRGAFGIEGEAELLEMLGTIPQLDVIVEPQQPIPELELSLAKVLSTIASEAMPFDLIVQAVNMDSSAVSAALLELELMGLISQLPGMRYRRN
- a CDS encoding PAS domain-containing protein, which translates into the protein MQVIKQSELFSRFLEHTPQRIAMFDRQMRYLFASKRWLSDYGLEEKVAIATKHEEIFSDLSQEWQTGSDRCLSGKASESDLDKLTLPDGREIWHRWEMQPWRDENGEIGGAIAIAYPTTPPTNPQITLEGVHIEWHPQQGLLLENKSILMMWINSTLARLMAGMQAMVGTERFSLALQDRGRNSIADDWQIISQYDRFAEGFAALSAMAKVAGWGKWQLHELNWERQECRFRVKNSWEGRYQKALGVCWGSAMLAGKFAGLSSRLFETNCWATQTKFIAKGDEFDEFLVQPSSQTVEEEIDRLLLTDEATNADLAVALQKLQTEINKRKQAQTELDNLFNLSWDLLGIAGFDGYFKQVNPAFEKILGFSTKELLAKPFCSFVHPEDVESTVAEVEKLTTGGITIGFENRYRCQDGSYKWLAWSAVPADGCLHVVARDITENKQVQTQLQQYQEKLEKLVEERTAQLSAEISDRQKTFQELKKSQKRLQLINSISTGINVEMSVEEVIARTLQLVSESFPQIKVAYSTVDKQGNLKVIRSVEPPGIPASRGLEINLNSAPEYLNSLRNQKSIAIADVTTDTRIAPLAATILAGNTRALLNVSLPHSQNLLGLLGFDSPVARKWSQNEIATLTEVAEYLSILLKERLAREQRQQAQTALHESEIRFQRVVANIPGIIYQFCLSSDNSQKFTYVSSGCRELYEVNSEEIQENPALMYEIVHPDDLPGVKNSIAISGETLQPWNHEYRVITPSGKIKWSQARSRPTKQANGDIVWDGFIFDISDRILAEQQRDNFFYLSIEMLAIANRDGYFTQLNPAWENTLGWTREQLTAKPFLDFIHPEDRETSLRETMKVLGGNRTISFENRYLCQDGSYKWLAWNSTFSVEQQMFYTVARDISDRKAAEAALIESEAKYRALAEREALINRLANLIRLSLDLETILATTVMEVRNLLQCDRCMFAWYKNEANLPVWEIIKEAKNPELATMLGIYPASLPDSTEIDPITEKLLCAEVLRVDDVSQYPHFIFQKTPEDCDSKALLILPVRTLNGEIGALSCIHSTKERAWQDCEVELLEIVVDQLAIALNQAELYQQTQQAAETAQKQAQELQFTLTQLQRTQLQLIQSEKMSSLGQMVAGIAHEINNPVNFIHGNLIHAEEYTQDLLSLLELYEQEYPEPSSEIADEIEAIDLEFLLKDLPKLISSMKVGSERIREIVKSLRVFSRLDEAEMKSVNIHECIDSTLMILHNRLKAKSDSPGIEVIKDYGNLPLVECFPGQLNQVLMNIIANAIDSLEDYNHKRSLEEIEANPSQIRITTEILNNSEIKIAIADNGQGMNETTRKRLFDPFFTTKPVGKGTGLGLSISYSIITKQHGGTLECYSTPGQGAEFVIQIPLHQPEFRNANLNCL
- a CDS encoding LL-diaminopimelate aminotransferase, coding for MATINDNYLKLKAGYLFPEIARRVNTFAQANPDARIIKLGIGDVTEPLPEACRTAMIKAVEDMGSRATFKGYGPEQGYAWLREKIAAEDFQARGCEVDASEIFVSDGAKCDTGNILDIFGKNNKIAVTDPVYPVYVDTNVMAGHTGEVNEKGEFQGLVYIPITAENDFQASLPSAKVDLIYLCFPNNPTGAVISKDELKKWVEYAQENNSIIFFDAAYEAYITNPELPHSIYEIEGARNCAIEFRSFSKNAGFTGIRCAFTVVPKELTAKAADGSDVELWKLWNRRQSTKFNGVSYIVQRGAEAVYSEAGKAQIKSLIDFYLENATLIREQLSQAGIDVYGGVHAPYIWLKTPAGLSSWDFFDKLLQTCHVVGTPGSGFGAAGEGYFRISAFNSRENVEEAMKRIGEKFKV
- a CDS encoding Fe(3+) ABC transporter substrate-binding protein, with translation MIDTRSRLAGILTGLAIAAIAGCTNNTPEANTTDTETTAANAGEINLYSSRHYDSDRQLYDNFTEETGIEVNLIEGNAEELIERIKNEGENSPADVLITVDVGNLWRAQQEGILQPVESETITSAIPANVRSPEGYWFGLTKRARIIVYNQDNVNPDELSTYEALAEPEWQDRVCVRSSSNIYNQSLVASKIEEKGVEETETWAKGLVENFAREPEGNDTDQIKAVAAGECDVAIVNHYYIARLKQADDPQSQQIVENIGVFFPNQNEGGTHVNISGAAVAANAPNQENAVKFIEYLTTPEAQEIFANQNNEFPAISNLEPNETVASFGEFKESELNVSGYGEKNSEAVQLMDRSGWK